A single region of the Polymorphum gilvum SL003B-26A1 genome encodes:
- a CDS encoding ribulose bisphosphate carboxylase small subunit, whose translation MRITQGCFSFLPDLTDEQIVAQVDYCLGNDWAIGIEFTYDPHPRNTYWEMWGNPMFDLKDAAGVMMELKECRKAHPEAYIRLNAFDSTRGFETVRMSFIANRPKEEPRLRMTRTDVRGRSQHYSWTLDA comes from the coding sequence ATGCGCATCACCCAAGGCTGCTTTTCCTTCCTGCCCGATCTCACCGACGAGCAGATCGTCGCCCAGGTCGACTACTGCCTCGGCAACGACTGGGCCATCGGTATCGAGTTCACCTACGACCCGCATCCGCGCAACACCTATTGGGAGATGTGGGGCAATCCCATGTTCGACCTGAAGGACGCCGCCGGCGTGATGATGGAACTGAAGGAATGCCGCAAGGCTCATCCCGAGGCCTACATCCGACTCAACGCCTTCGATTCCACGCGCGGCTTCGAGACCGTTCGCATGTCCTTCATCGCCAACCGGCCGAAGGAGGAACCCCGGCTGAGGATGACCCGGACCGACGTCCGCGGCCGTTCGCAGCACTACTCCTGGACCCTCGACGCCTGA
- a CDS encoding form I ribulose bisphosphate carboxylase large subunit produces the protein MDAKMKEIKGKERYKAGVLKYAQMGYWDGDYEPKDTDVIALFRITPQDGVDPIEAAAAVAGESSTATWTVVWTDRLTACDSYRAKAYRVDPVPGTPGQYFCYVAYDLILFEEGSIANLTASIIGNVFSFKPLKAARLEDMRFPVAYVKTYKGPPTGIVVERERLDKFGKPLLGATTKPKLGLSGKNYGRVVYEGLKGGLDFMKDDENINSQPFMHWRDRFLYCMEAVNKASAETGEVKGHYLNITAGTMEEMYRRAELAKELGSVIVMVDLIIGWTAIQSISEWCRQNDMILHMHRAGHGTYTRQKNHGISFRVIAKWLRLAGVDHLHCGTAVGKLEGDPLTVQGYYNVCRETRNAVDLPRGIFFEQDWADLRKVMPVASGGIHAGQMHQLLDLFGDDVVLQFGGGTIGHPMGIQAGATANRVALEAMVLARNEGRDIVNEGPEILRAAAKWCKPLEAALDTWGSITFNYTSTDTSDFVPTPAVA, from the coding sequence ATGGACGCCAAGATGAAGGAAATCAAAGGCAAGGAACGCTACAAGGCCGGCGTGCTGAAATACGCCCAGATGGGCTACTGGGACGGCGACTACGAGCCCAAGGACACGGACGTCATCGCCCTGTTCCGCATCACGCCGCAGGACGGCGTCGATCCGATCGAGGCGGCCGCCGCTGTCGCCGGCGAAAGCTCGACTGCGACCTGGACCGTGGTGTGGACCGACCGGCTGACCGCCTGCGACAGCTACCGCGCCAAGGCCTACCGGGTCGACCCGGTGCCGGGCACGCCGGGCCAGTACTTCTGCTACGTCGCCTACGACCTGATCCTGTTCGAGGAAGGCTCGATCGCCAACCTGACCGCCTCGATCATCGGCAACGTGTTCTCGTTCAAGCCGCTCAAGGCGGCGCGGCTGGAGGACATGCGCTTCCCGGTCGCCTACGTGAAGACCTACAAGGGCCCGCCGACCGGCATTGTCGTCGAGCGCGAGCGGCTCGACAAGTTCGGCAAGCCGCTGCTCGGCGCCACGACCAAGCCGAAGCTCGGCCTGTCGGGCAAGAACTACGGCCGCGTCGTCTACGAGGGCCTGAAGGGCGGCCTCGATTTCATGAAGGACGACGAGAACATCAACTCTCAGCCGTTCATGCACTGGCGCGACCGTTTCCTGTACTGCATGGAGGCCGTCAACAAGGCCAGCGCCGAGACCGGCGAGGTCAAGGGCCACTACCTCAACATCACCGCCGGCACGATGGAGGAGATGTACCGGCGCGCCGAACTCGCCAAGGAACTCGGCTCGGTGATCGTCATGGTCGACCTGATCATCGGCTGGACGGCGATCCAGTCGATCTCGGAATGGTGCCGGCAGAACGACATGATCCTGCACATGCACCGCGCCGGCCACGGCACCTACACGCGCCAGAAGAACCACGGCATCTCGTTCCGCGTCATCGCCAAGTGGCTGCGGCTTGCCGGCGTCGACCACCTGCATTGCGGCACGGCCGTCGGCAAGCTCGAAGGCGATCCGCTGACCGTTCAGGGCTACTACAACGTCTGCCGCGAGACGCGGAACGCGGTCGACCTGCCGCGCGGCATCTTCTTCGAGCAGGACTGGGCCGACCTGAGGAAGGTCATGCCGGTCGCCTCCGGCGGCATCCATGCCGGCCAGATGCACCAGCTGCTCGACCTGTTCGGCGACGACGTCGTGCTGCAGTTCGGCGGCGGCACCATCGGCCATCCGATGGGCATCCAGGCGGGCGCGACGGCCAACCGCGTGGCGCTCGAGGCCATGGTGCTGGCCCGCAACGAAGGCCGCGACATCGTCAACGAGGGGCCGGAAATCCTGCGCGCCGCCGCCAAGTGGTGCAAGCCGCTGGAGGCCGCGCTCGATACCTGGGGCTCGATCACCTTCAACTACACCTCGACCGACACCTCGGACTTCGTGCCGACGCCGGCGGTCGCCTGA
- the fba gene encoding class II fructose-bisphosphate aldolase (catalyzes the reversible aldol condensation of dihydroxyacetonephosphate and glyceraldehyde 3-phosphate in the Calvin cycle, glycolysis, and/or gluconeogenesis) — protein sequence MARITLRQLLDHAAEHGYGVPAFNINNMEQGLAIMEAARACDAPVIIQASRGARSYANDIMLAKMIDALTEIYPDIPVCMHQDHGNNEATCMTAIRHGFTSVMMDGSLMADAKTPASYEYNVAITARVAEMAHWVGASVEGELGVLGSLETGEAEAEDGHGAQGKLGHDQLLTDPDQAVDFVARTKVDALAIACGTSHGAYKFSRKPTGDILAMSVIEEIHAKLPTVHLVMHGSSSVPQELQDVINRYGGEMPQTFGVPVEEIERGIKHGVRKVNIDTDCRMAMAGQFRKIAQENPREFDPRKFLKPAMDAMRDLCRDRFERFGTAGHASKIKVVPMDEMARRYASGALDPRLAAARAA from the coding sequence ATGGCACGCATCACGCTTCGACAGCTGCTGGACCACGCCGCCGAGCACGGCTACGGCGTCCCGGCCTTCAACATCAACAACATGGAACAGGGCCTCGCGATCATGGAGGCGGCCAGGGCCTGCGACGCGCCGGTCATCATTCAGGCCTCGCGCGGTGCGCGCTCCTACGCCAACGACATCATGCTGGCGAAGATGATCGACGCATTGACCGAGATCTATCCCGACATCCCGGTATGCATGCACCAGGATCACGGCAACAACGAAGCCACCTGCATGACCGCGATCCGGCACGGCTTCACCTCGGTGATGATGGACGGCTCGCTGATGGCCGACGCCAAGACGCCGGCGAGCTACGAGTACAACGTCGCCATCACCGCCCGCGTCGCCGAAATGGCGCACTGGGTCGGCGCCTCGGTGGAAGGCGAACTCGGCGTGCTGGGCTCGCTGGAGACCGGCGAGGCAGAGGCCGAGGACGGCCACGGCGCGCAAGGCAAGCTCGGCCACGACCAGCTGCTGACCGACCCGGACCAGGCGGTCGACTTCGTGGCGCGCACCAAGGTCGACGCCCTGGCGATCGCCTGCGGCACCTCGCACGGCGCCTACAAGTTCTCGCGCAAGCCGACCGGCGACATCCTGGCGATGAGCGTGATCGAGGAGATCCACGCCAAGCTGCCGACGGTGCACCTGGTCATGCACGGCTCGTCGTCGGTGCCGCAGGAACTGCAGGACGTCATCAACCGCTACGGCGGCGAGATGCCGCAGACCTTCGGCGTACCGGTCGAGGAGATCGAGCGCGGCATCAAGCACGGCGTGCGCAAGGTCAACATCGACACCGACTGCCGCATGGCGATGGCCGGTCAGTTCCGCAAGATCGCCCAGGAGAACCCGCGCGAGTTCGATCCGCGCAAGTTCCTGAAGCCCGCCATGGACGCCATGCGCGACCTGTGCCGCGACCGCTTCGAACGCTTCGGCACCGCCGGACACGCCTCGAAAATCAAGGTCGTGCCGATGGACGAGATGGCCAGGCGCTATGCCAGCGGCGCGCTCGACCCGCGCCTCGCCGCCGCCCGGGCCGCCTGA
- the tkt gene encoding transketolase gives MNKLATDFSPALEAQMANAVRALSMDAVQMANSGHPGMPMGMADVATVLFNRFMTVDPAQADWPDRDRFVLSAGHGSMLLYAIHHLLGYEDMDIEQLRRFRQLGSRTAGHPEYGHALGIETTTGPLGQGIATAVGMALAEKMLKARFGADLVDHWTYVIAGDGCLMEGISHEAIDLAGHQRLGRLIVLWDDNAITIDGATSLSTSMDQKARFEAAGWHVQGVDGHDHAAVAAAIEAARADARPSLIACRTIIGYGAPNKQGTAATHGSPLGAAEVAAAREALGWPHAPFVVPDELRAAWTAAARRGAAARARWLERLARSPKTDAFEAALAGPDRSALDAAVDAYKRRLASDAPTVATRKASEMALEVVTAAVPSMVGGSADLTGSNNTRTKAMRPVTADDAGGSYLHYGIREHGMAAAMNGLALHGGIVPYGGTFLAFADYSRPAIRLGALMGVRAIHVMTHDSIGLGEDGPTHQPVEHLASLRAIPNLLVFRPADAVETAEAWQTAVLAQATPSVLCLSRQNLPAVRLEHSDENLTARGAYVLKDVAGRRDVTLVATGSEVAIALEAARLLAETGVRAAVVSAPCFELFERQDESYRASVLGTAPRVGVEAAVAQGWHRWLGTWSAFVGMDGFGASAPAEQLYAHFGITPQRVAEAARTLISA, from the coding sequence ATGAACAAGCTCGCGACCGATTTCTCGCCCGCCCTGGAGGCGCAGATGGCCAATGCCGTGCGCGCCCTGTCGATGGATGCCGTGCAGATGGCCAATTCGGGCCATCCGGGCATGCCGATGGGCATGGCCGACGTCGCCACGGTGCTGTTCAACCGCTTCATGACGGTCGACCCCGCGCAGGCCGACTGGCCGGATCGCGACCGTTTCGTGCTGTCGGCCGGGCACGGCTCGATGCTGCTCTATGCGATACACCACCTGCTCGGCTACGAGGACATGGACATCGAGCAGCTGCGCCGCTTCCGCCAGCTCGGCAGCCGCACCGCCGGCCATCCCGAATACGGCCACGCGCTCGGCATCGAGACCACCACCGGCCCGCTCGGCCAGGGCATCGCCACCGCCGTCGGCATGGCACTGGCGGAAAAGATGCTCAAGGCGCGCTTCGGTGCCGACCTGGTCGACCACTGGACCTACGTCATCGCCGGCGACGGCTGCCTGATGGAGGGCATCAGCCACGAGGCGATCGACCTTGCCGGCCACCAGCGCCTCGGCCGCCTGATCGTGCTGTGGGACGACAACGCCATCACCATCGACGGTGCCACCAGCCTGTCGACCTCGATGGACCAGAAGGCGCGCTTCGAGGCCGCCGGCTGGCACGTGCAGGGCGTCGACGGCCACGACCATGCCGCCGTCGCCGCCGCCATCGAGGCCGCCCGCGCCGACGCCCGCCCGTCGCTGATCGCCTGCCGCACCATCATCGGCTACGGCGCGCCGAACAAGCAGGGCACCGCGGCGACCCACGGCTCGCCGCTCGGCGCCGCCGAGGTCGCCGCCGCGCGCGAGGCGCTCGGCTGGCCGCACGCGCCGTTCGTCGTCCCCGACGAGTTGCGCGCGGCCTGGACGGCGGCCGCCCGGCGCGGCGCGGCGGCACGCGCCCGCTGGCTGGAACGGCTGGCACGCAGCCCCAAGACCGACGCCTTCGAGGCTGCCCTCGCCGGCCCGGACCGGAGCGCGCTTGACGCCGCGGTCGATGCCTACAAGCGCCGCCTGGCGAGCGACGCGCCGACGGTCGCCACGCGCAAGGCCTCCGAGATGGCGCTCGAGGTGGTGACCGCGGCGGTGCCGTCGATGGTCGGCGGCTCCGCCGACCTGACCGGCTCCAACAACACCCGCACCAAGGCGATGCGGCCGGTGACGGCCGACGACGCCGGCGGCTCCTATCTGCATTACGGCATCCGCGAGCACGGCATGGCGGCGGCGATGAACGGCCTGGCGCTGCACGGCGGCATCGTGCCCTACGGCGGCACCTTCCTCGCCTTCGCCGACTACAGCCGGCCGGCGATCCGCCTCGGCGCGCTGATGGGGGTCCGGGCGATCCACGTCATGACCCACGATTCCATCGGGCTGGGCGAGGACGGGCCGACGCACCAGCCGGTCGAGCACCTGGCCAGCCTGCGCGCGATCCCGAACCTGCTGGTGTTCCGCCCGGCCGATGCGGTCGAGACCGCCGAGGCCTGGCAGACGGCCGTGCTGGCGCAGGCGACGCCATCGGTGCTGTGCCTGTCGCGCCAGAATCTGCCGGCGGTGCGCCTCGAACACAGCGACGAGAACCTGACCGCGCGCGGCGCCTACGTGCTGAAGGACGTCGCCGGTCGGCGCGACGTCACCCTGGTCGCGACCGGCTCCGAGGTCGCCATCGCCCTCGAGGCCGCCAGGCTGCTGGCGGAGACCGGCGTCCGCGCGGCGGTGGTTTCCGCGCCCTGTTTCGAGCTGTTCGAGCGGCAGGACGAGAGCTATCGGGCGAGCGTGCTCGGCACCGCGCCGCGGGTCGGCGTCGAGGCCGCCGTCGCCCAGGGCTGGCACCGCTGGCTCGGCACCTGGAGCGCCTTCGTCGGCATGGACGGCTTCGGTGCCTCCGCCCCGGCCGAGCAGCTCTACGCCCATTTCGGCATCACGCCGCAAAGGGTCGCCGAGGCGGCCCGCACCCTGATCAGCGCCTGA
- a CDS encoding phosphoribulokinase yields MSIKHPIISVTGSSGAGTSTVKHTFDQIFRREGIRSVSIEGDAFHRYNRAEMKRELERRSAEGDNTFSHFSFEANVLDRLEGVFQRYGETGRGETRHYVHDDQEAERYGVPPGNFTDWAEFEAGSDLLFYEGLHGAVRAEDIDIAGKADLKIGVVPVINLEWIQKIHRDRASRGYTTEAVTDVILRRMHAYVHCICPQFSETDINFQRVPVVDTSNPFIARWIPTADESLVVIRFKSPRGIDFAYLTSMIQGSWMSRANSIVIPGGKLDLAMQLILTPIILRLVDTARRA; encoded by the coding sequence ATGTCCATCAAGCACCCCATCATCTCCGTGACCGGCTCGTCCGGGGCCGGCACCTCGACGGTCAAGCACACCTTCGACCAGATCTTCCGGCGCGAGGGCATCCGCTCGGTGTCGATCGAGGGCGACGCCTTCCACCGCTACAACCGCGCGGAAATGAAGCGGGAGCTGGAGCGGCGCTCGGCCGAGGGCGACAACACGTTCAGCCATTTCAGCTTCGAGGCCAACGTCCTCGACCGGCTGGAGGGCGTGTTCCAGCGCTACGGCGAGACCGGGCGCGGCGAGACGCGCCACTACGTCCACGACGACCAGGAGGCCGAACGCTACGGCGTGCCGCCGGGCAACTTCACCGACTGGGCGGAGTTCGAGGCCGGCTCGGACCTGCTGTTCTACGAGGGCCTGCACGGCGCCGTGCGCGCCGAGGACATCGACATCGCCGGCAAGGCCGACCTGAAGATCGGCGTGGTGCCGGTGATCAACCTGGAATGGATCCAGAAGATCCACCGCGACCGGGCCAGCCGCGGCTATACGACCGAGGCCGTGACGGACGTCATCCTGCGCCGCATGCACGCCTATGTGCACTGCATCTGCCCGCAGTTCTCGGAGACGGACATCAACTTCCAGCGCGTGCCGGTGGTCGACACCTCGAACCCGTTCATCGCCCGCTGGATCCCGACCGCCGACGAGAGCCTGGTCGTGATCCGCTTCAAGAGCCCGCGCGGCATCGACTTCGCCTACCTGACCTCGATGATCCAGGGCAGCTGGATGAGCCGGGCGAACTCGATCGTCATCCCCGGCGGCAAGCTGGATCTGGCCATGCAGCTGATCCTGACGCCGATCATCCTGCGCCTCGTCGACACGGCGCGCCGCGCCTGA
- a CDS encoding class 1 fructose-bisphosphatase, translated as MGRTLELCLKPYLERTDAHASAARAVLALAEAAAAISGLVALGPLAGALGQATGGANADGDEQKQLDVQANDAVLAALTKTSTAYYASEEEDAILTLDPAGDLAVAVDPLDGSSNIDANVSIGTIFSILPAAPEGASASFFAPGRRQIAAGYVIYGPHTALVVSLGDGVELFVLDPADRSFKQARSGLAIPATTREYAINASNYRHWTAPVRLFIDDCIAGADGPRGRDFNMRWVASLVAETHRIFSRGGVFLYPGDRRPGYESGRLRLLYEAAPIAFLAEQAGGAASDGLQPILDKVPTTLHERTPLIFGSSEKVARLVSYHTDPAFERSQSPLFDQRGLFRA; from the coding sequence ATGGGCCGAACGCTGGAGCTTTGCCTCAAGCCCTATCTCGAGCGGACGGACGCTCATGCCTCCGCGGCGCGGGCCGTGCTGGCGCTGGCCGAGGCGGCGGCGGCAATCTCCGGCCTCGTCGCACTCGGGCCGCTTGCCGGCGCCCTCGGCCAGGCGACCGGCGGCGCCAATGCCGACGGCGACGAGCAGAAGCAGCTCGACGTGCAGGCGAACGACGCCGTGCTGGCGGCGCTGACCAAAACCTCCACCGCCTACTATGCCTCCGAGGAGGAGGACGCCATCCTGACCCTCGACCCGGCCGGCGACCTCGCGGTCGCCGTCGATCCGCTCGACGGCTCCTCGAACATCGACGCCAACGTCTCCATCGGCACGATCTTCTCGATCCTGCCGGCCGCGCCCGAGGGCGCCAGCGCCTCCTTCTTCGCTCCCGGCCGCCGGCAGATCGCCGCCGGCTACGTCATCTACGGCCCGCACACGGCGCTGGTGGTCTCGCTCGGCGACGGCGTCGAGCTGTTCGTGCTCGATCCCGCCGACCGGAGCTTCAAGCAGGCCCGCTCGGGCCTCGCCATCCCGGCCACGACGCGCGAATACGCCATCAACGCCTCCAACTACCGGCACTGGACCGCACCGGTGCGCCTGTTCATCGACGACTGCATCGCCGGCGCCGACGGTCCGCGCGGGCGCGACTTCAACATGCGCTGGGTCGCCTCGCTGGTCGCCGAGACGCACCGCATCTTCTCGCGCGGCGGCGTATTCCTCTATCCCGGCGACCGCCGCCCCGGCTACGAGTCCGGCCGTCTTCGCCTGCTCTACGAGGCCGCGCCGATCGCCTTCCTAGCCGAACAGGCCGGCGGCGCGGCGAGCGACGGCCTGCAGCCGATCCTCGACAAGGTCCCGACCACCCTGCACGAGCGCACGCCGCTGATCTTCGGCTCCAGCGAGAAGGTCGCCCGGCTGGTCAGCTACCACACCGATCCCGCCTTCGAGCGGTCGCAGTCGCCGCTGTTCGACCAGCGCGGCCTGTTCCGCGCCTGA
- a CDS encoding LysR substrate-binding domain-containing protein, giving the protein MSDLRSLTLKQLRALTTTVGQGTVTGAAKVLHLTPPAVTTQLKTLESIVGAPLFERGAEGFLPTEIGAELLRAAEAIDTRLALAQERLQALKTGAAGTVVVGVVSTGKYFAPAIIAAFQRRHPDIRVKLAIGNREAVIAALERDEYDLAVMGRPPPGVAVHQTVLGDHPHVLIAPPDHRLAADPDILAEDLLKERFLAREPGSGTRLLMERFLDRIGHGRAFEVVEMGTNETIKQAVMAGLGLAVISAHTCYSELREGKLVALRHVGLPLLRQWFLIRRADRQPNRAAEVFEAFLVERRTDFIPRL; this is encoded by the coding sequence ATGTCGGATCTGCGAAGCCTCACCCTCAAGCAGTTGCGCGCCCTGACTACGACCGTCGGGCAGGGCACCGTCACCGGTGCGGCCAAGGTGCTGCACCTGACCCCGCCGGCGGTGACGACCCAGCTGAAGACGCTCGAGTCGATCGTCGGTGCGCCGCTGTTCGAGCGCGGCGCCGAGGGCTTCCTGCCGACCGAGATCGGCGCCGAGCTGCTGCGCGCGGCCGAGGCGATCGACACGCGCCTGGCGCTGGCGCAGGAACGGCTGCAGGCGCTCAAGACCGGCGCCGCCGGCACCGTCGTCGTCGGTGTCGTCAGCACGGGCAAGTATTTCGCCCCGGCGATCATCGCCGCGTTCCAGAGACGGCACCCGGACATCCGGGTCAAGCTTGCGATCGGCAACCGCGAGGCCGTCATCGCGGCGCTGGAGCGCGACGAATACGATCTCGCCGTCATGGGCCGCCCGCCGCCCGGCGTCGCGGTGCATCAGACGGTGCTCGGCGACCATCCGCATGTTCTGATCGCCCCACCCGATCATCGCCTTGCCGCCGATCCCGACATTCTCGCCGAGGACCTGCTGAAGGAGCGCTTCCTCGCCCGCGAGCCGGGCTCCGGGACGCGCCTCCTGATGGAGCGTTTCCTCGACCGCATCGGCCACGGCCGCGCCTTCGAGGTCGTCGAGATGGGCACCAACGAGACGATCAAGCAGGCGGTGATGGCCGGTCTCGGGCTTGCCGTCATCTCCGCCCACACCTGCTACTCGGAACTGCGCGAGGGCAAGCTGGTGGCGCTGCGCCATGTCGGCCTGCCGCTGCTGCGGCAATGGTTCCTGATCCGCCGTGCAGACCGTCAGCCCAACCGGGCGGCCGAGGTGTTCGAGGCCTTCCTGGTCGAGCGGCGCACCGACTTCATCCCCCGCCTGTAG
- a CDS encoding ZIP family metal transporter produces MSPVLIGFLGSLAAGLMTGLGALPVLFGRSVSKRTNDVLLGFAAGVMLSASFLSLILPGIDSATDLYGSRLLAAGIAAVGILAGAGCMAVLNEVVPHEHFVQGRQGPEARELARIWLFVFAITLHNLPEGLAVGVGFGANGFTAGLPLAIGIGLQNAPEGLAVALTLLATGYPRGKAVRVATLTGLVEPVTGLVGAAAVSLSTLVLPWALTFAAGAMLYVISHEIIPETHRHGYEKEATLGITVGLVLMMVLDVAFA; encoded by the coding sequence ATGTCCCCGGTCCTGATCGGTTTCCTCGGCAGCCTAGCGGCCGGCCTGATGACCGGCCTCGGCGCGCTGCCCGTGCTATTCGGGCGCTCGGTCTCCAAGCGCACCAACGACGTGCTGCTCGGCTTCGCCGCCGGCGTCATGCTGTCGGCGTCGTTCCTGTCGCTGATCCTGCCCGGCATCGACTCTGCCACGGACCTGTACGGCTCGCGCCTGCTCGCCGCCGGCATCGCGGCCGTCGGCATCCTCGCCGGGGCCGGCTGCATGGCGGTGCTGAACGAGGTCGTGCCGCACGAGCACTTCGTCCAGGGCCGACAGGGCCCGGAGGCGCGCGAACTGGCGCGCATCTGGCTGTTCGTGTTCGCGATCACGCTGCACAACCTTCCAGAAGGCCTGGCGGTCGGCGTCGGCTTCGGCGCCAACGGCTTCACGGCCGGGCTGCCGCTGGCCATCGGCATCGGCCTGCAGAACGCCCCGGAGGGCCTGGCCGTCGCGCTCACCCTGCTCGCCACCGGCTATCCGAGGGGCAAGGCGGTGCGTGTCGCCACCCTGACCGGCCTCGTCGAGCCGGTGACCGGCCTCGTCGGCGCCGCCGCGGTCAGCCTGTCGACCCTGGTGCTGCCCTGGGCGCTGACCTTCGCCGCCGGTGCAATGCTCTACGTCATCAGCCACGAGATCATTCCCGAGACGCACCGCCACGGCTACGAGAAGGAAGCGACGCTCGGCATCACCGTCGGGCTGGTGCTGATGATGGTCCTCGACGTCGCCTTCGCCTAA
- a CDS encoding DUF5132 domain-containing protein: protein MLDRKFLLGAAVAAGALLLVPGVARTVIRVVRPAVKGAAKAGAAAYAAARNAGAEVYEDLEDLAAEVKEDLHAAAAEAQDAATAEAPVEAGKA, encoded by the coding sequence TTGCTCGATCGCAAGTTTCTTCTCGGTGCGGCGGTTGCTGCCGGCGCCCTGCTCTTGGTTCCCGGCGTCGCGAGGACCGTGATCCGGGTCGTGCGGCCGGCCGTCAAGGGCGCGGCCAAGGCCGGTGCCGCCGCCTATGCCGCCGCCCGGAACGCCGGCGCCGAGGTCTACGAGGATCTGGAGGATCTCGCCGCGGAGGTGAAGGAGGATCTTCACGCCGCCGCAGCCGAGGCGCAGGACGCGGCAACCGCCGAGGCGCCGGTCGAAGCCGGCAAGGCCTGA